The following proteins come from a genomic window of Deltaproteobacteria bacterium:
- a CDS encoding GNAT family N-acetyltransferase, whose protein sequence is MQYAFATNPTLSEPLFDLIDTVFPGLRQVALHARALGAPWESVSTPFVTREGTRVLAHVGVIELSLIVLGEQVTVGSIHGVATQPDCRRHGHYRQLIEEALYYCDQRYATQILTTEHPEYFEPFGFRVVQEHGFTVHYHPTQHGNGMRLLDLSCAPDIALLHRLLETRVPVSQAVGVVNEKAVFCFNEGSRPLYYAEDLDVMLCLEQEGTHLTLFDVVGPQIPPLLAIVERIPQRVAEVSICFTPDRLSVQAEARPYLFEHDGPSYFMVRGPFAAEGHPFSLPRSART, encoded by the coding sequence ATGCAGTACGCATTTGCTACTAACCCAACACTAAGTGAACCACTGTTCGACTTGATCGATACCGTCTTTCCTGGGCTTCGGCAGGTCGCATTGCATGCTCGTGCGTTAGGAGCGCCGTGGGAATCGGTCTCGACACCGTTTGTCACTCGTGAGGGAACACGCGTTCTTGCTCATGTCGGTGTTATTGAACTGTCGCTCATTGTACTCGGCGAGCAAGTGACGGTCGGGTCTATCCACGGCGTTGCGACGCAGCCTGACTGTCGCCGTCACGGGCATTATCGTCAGCTTATTGAAGAAGCCCTGTACTATTGTGACCAGCGTTATGCAACACAAATTCTTACCACTGAGCATCCAGAGTATTTCGAGCCGTTTGGGTTTCGAGTCGTTCAGGAGCATGGCTTCACTGTGCACTATCACCCGACACAGCATGGTAACGGCATGCGCCTCCTCGACCTCAGTTGTGCACCAGACATTGCTCTCCTACATCGCCTGCTTGAAACCCGAGTGCCAGTCTCACAGGCAGTTGGTGTCGTCAACGAAAAAGCGGTCTTCTGCTTTAATGAAGGCAGCCGTCCGCTGTACTACGCCGAAGACCTCGATGTGATGTTATGTCTTGAGCAGGAAGGAACCCATCTCACGCTGTTTGACGTTGTCGGACCGCAGATTCCACCGCTGTTAGCGATTGTCGAGCGCATACCCCAGCGGGTTGCGGAAGTGTCGATTTGCTTTACCCCCGATCGTCTGAGCGTACAAGCTGAAGCCCGGCCGTACCTCTTTGAGCACGACGGCCCGTCATATTTTATGGTACGCGGGCCGTTTGCAGCAGAAGGACATCCATTCTCGCTCCCGCGCTCGGCGCGGACGTAA
- a CDS encoding pirin family protein, translating to MSTRAVTRIIKAQPTSDGAGVRLFRTIGSQTLDALDPFLLLDEFKSDQRNDYLAGFPDHPHRGFETVTYMLAGSMQHKDHRGNEGNLVAGSVQWMTAGRGIIHSEMPKQDNGLMWGFQLWVNLPAAQKMTAPRYQDIPPENVPEVTTPDGVKIRVVAGKIAGVTGAFQGIVTEPLYLDVHVPRHTNYSLSVQNDHTALCYVFVGQGSFGATDSTSGQRVAAQQLAVLSDGEALTVKTENEDVRFLLLAGKPLREPIARYGPFVMNTREEIVKAFEDYQRGTFLD from the coding sequence ATGTCGACACGTGCAGTGACGCGAATCATCAAGGCGCAACCGACGTCAGATGGAGCCGGAGTGCGTTTGTTTCGCACGATTGGTTCGCAAACGCTTGACGCGCTCGATCCGTTCTTGTTGCTCGATGAGTTCAAGTCGGACCAGAGGAACGACTATCTTGCCGGATTTCCTGATCATCCGCATCGGGGCTTTGAGACGGTGACGTACATGCTCGCTGGTTCGATGCAACACAAGGATCACAGGGGGAACGAGGGCAATCTTGTTGCTGGCAGTGTGCAATGGATGACTGCTGGGCGTGGCATTATTCACTCAGAGATGCCCAAACAGGATAACGGTCTCATGTGGGGCTTTCAGTTGTGGGTCAATCTTCCTGCAGCGCAGAAGATGACCGCACCACGCTATCAGGACATTCCGCCTGAGAATGTTCCTGAGGTTACAACTCCTGATGGTGTAAAAATTCGTGTAGTTGCCGGAAAAATCGCAGGCGTCACTGGCGCTTTCCAAGGTATTGTGACGGAGCCTCTGTACCTTGATGTCCACGTTCCACGTCACACGAACTATTCACTCTCTGTGCAAAACGATCACACTGCCCTCTGCTATGTCTTCGTTGGCCAAGGCTCCTTTGGGGCGACAGATTCGACTTCCGGCCAGCGTGTGGCGGCACAGCAGCTCGCCGTTCTTTCTGATGGTGAAGCCCTTACTGTGAAGACCGAGAACGAAGACGTCCGCTTTCTCCTGTTGGCAGGAAAACCGCTGCGCGAGCCCATTGCCCGCTATGGGCCGTTTGTGATGAACACGCGCGAGGAGATCGTTAAGGCGTTTGAAGATTATCAGCGCGGGACGTTCTTGGATTAA
- the dnaB gene encoding replicative DNA helicase: protein MLEDALRKVPPQSLDAEESVLGGVLLDPHALDRAIESMGAEDFYREAHRKIFRAMLALSEKGEPIDLITLTDTLKARGELQDIGGATYLAELVDKVPSAANMAHYARIVREKAVLRSLINVSNEIASRCYSGEEDIERFLDEAERLIFEVSEKRVRPAFFKMSEMIMDTVKTVERLFERKELVTGVPTGFLDLDRMTAGLQPADLIIVAARPSMGKCLKYDAEIVDAETGVVRTIEEICQTEKVNLLTLDGELKLRTTSPSYYIPDGVKPVYRVRTALGREVETTLSHPFLSLAGWRPLAELQVGDRVAVPRTLPIFGNGDLPDHTVKLLGYLLGDGDLTEAYPRFANGNPRIMADFVGSANQLDGVTQLLAEQGLLGKGAAEKFTPPVVFTLPKEKLALFLNRLFSCDGSVFVYKTQQTGVSYSSVSAKLARQVQHLLLRFGILSKLREKNVRYKETQRIAYEVEILGAADILTFAREIGIFGKEKALQQVVNIVSTRRQGWTKDTLPLEVWALVNAAKTTKSWREIYAQMGREASHNIHNWRRQPRRETLHLLGQVLQSQQLIALATSDVYWDTIVEIEYIGDHRVYDLTIPETHNFVASDVLVHNTAFVLNIAQYVALHANTAVGVFSLEMSKEQLVMRMLCSEARVDNAKVRTGYLGERDFPRLAMAAGRLAEAPVFIDDTPAQNVLELRAKARRLKREANVGLIVIDYLQLMRGLTSSENRTQELSEISRSLKALAKELDVPVIALSQLNRQVEQRADKRPMMSDIRECVTGDTLVVLTDGRRVAIRDLVGTTPEVFAVSQAGQIVPARSDRVWRVGTRPIFSIRLASGRYIRATARHRLLGAEGWKRVEELNIGDRLALARRIPEPQDAESWSDARVALLAQLIGDGSYVKHQPLRYTTSSEENSRIVAESARNEFGVQVTRHPGRRNWHQLVMSGNGNRWHPAGVNKWLRDLGIYGQRSHEKRVPAEVFRLKNDHIALFLRHLWATDGTISVRSEDQRGGHAVMYSTNSPGLAQDVLALLLRCGIVARVYTVQKGTHRPTHLVTVSGAEQQLQFLNAVGAFGPRRQKAELLRQALRSVRSNTNVDTVPQEWFVQVKDLMVEQGISQRAMASARGTSYGGTAHFRFAPSRQVLLEYANLLSSEHLRARATSDLFWDRIVAIEPAGEEEVYDLTVPGPSSWLADGVVSHNSGSIEQDADVIMFIYRDEVYKSDSQDEGVAEIVVGKQRNGPTGTVRLAFRREYTRFDNLTMGEAEPPPPEEGEAG from the coding sequence ATTCTCGAAGATGCGCTTCGTAAGGTTCCTCCACAGAGTTTAGACGCTGAAGAATCCGTTTTAGGCGGAGTGTTACTCGATCCGCACGCACTCGATCGTGCGATCGAGTCGATGGGCGCTGAGGACTTTTATCGCGAGGCGCATCGTAAGATTTTTCGCGCCATGTTGGCGTTGAGCGAAAAAGGTGAACCGATCGATCTGATTACCCTCACTGATACGCTCAAAGCACGTGGTGAACTGCAAGACATCGGCGGTGCGACGTACCTGGCGGAACTGGTCGATAAGGTACCGAGCGCTGCGAACATGGCCCATTATGCCCGTATCGTGCGCGAGAAGGCCGTACTCCGCAGTTTGATCAACGTCTCGAATGAAATTGCCAGCCGCTGTTACAGTGGCGAAGAGGATATCGAGCGGTTTCTTGATGAAGCCGAGCGGCTCATTTTTGAGGTATCAGAGAAACGCGTGCGTCCGGCTTTCTTCAAGATGAGCGAGATGATCATGGACACGGTGAAAACCGTGGAGCGTCTCTTCGAGCGCAAAGAGTTGGTGACCGGTGTCCCCACCGGATTTTTGGATCTTGATCGCATGACCGCTGGGTTACAGCCTGCTGATTTGATCATCGTTGCGGCAAGACCGAGTATGGGGAAGTGTCTTAAGTATGATGCTGAAATCGTTGACGCTGAGACTGGAGTCGTGCGAACGATTGAGGAGATTTGCCAAACTGAGAAGGTCAATCTTTTAACCCTCGATGGAGAGCTCAAGCTACGTACGACCTCGCCAAGTTATTATATTCCCGATGGTGTAAAACCGGTCTATCGGGTGCGTACCGCTCTTGGTCGTGAAGTTGAGACAACGCTTAGTCATCCTTTTCTCAGCCTAGCTGGATGGCGTCCTTTAGCTGAGTTGCAGGTAGGGGACCGCGTGGCGGTTCCGCGCACTCTTCCTATCTTCGGTAATGGTGATCTACCGGATCACACAGTGAAGCTGCTGGGCTATTTACTTGGCGATGGTGATCTCACTGAAGCCTATCCGCGTTTCGCCAATGGCAATCCGCGTATTATGGCGGATTTTGTTGGGAGTGCGAACCAGCTCGATGGTGTGACACAGTTGTTAGCTGAGCAAGGGCTTCTGGGTAAGGGAGCGGCGGAGAAATTTACTCCTCCAGTGGTATTCACGCTCCCAAAAGAGAAACTTGCCCTGTTCTTAAATCGTTTATTCAGTTGCGATGGGAGTGTTTTTGTTTATAAGACGCAGCAAACCGGGGTCAGTTATTCTTCAGTTTCTGCCAAGCTGGCACGGCAAGTGCAGCACTTGCTCCTCCGCTTTGGCATCCTTAGTAAACTGCGCGAGAAGAACGTCCGCTACAAAGAAACTCAGCGGATTGCGTACGAAGTCGAGATTCTTGGCGCAGCGGATATTCTCACCTTTGCCCGAGAAATTGGCATCTTTGGCAAAGAAAAGGCTTTACAACAAGTAGTGAACATTGTCTCGACCCGTCGCCAAGGCTGGACCAAAGATACACTCCCGCTTGAAGTCTGGGCACTGGTGAATGCAGCCAAGACAACCAAGAGCTGGCGAGAAATCTACGCACAGATGGGACGCGAGGCGTCTCACAATATTCATAATTGGCGGCGACAACCACGACGAGAAACACTGCACCTGCTCGGACAAGTGTTACAATCGCAGCAGCTCATCGCGTTAGCAACGAGTGATGTCTATTGGGACACGATCGTCGAAATCGAATATATTGGTGACCATCGAGTCTATGATCTGACTATCCCAGAAACACACAATTTCGTTGCCAGTGACGTATTGGTGCATAACACCGCCTTCGTGCTCAATATCGCCCAATATGTAGCGTTGCACGCGAACACCGCAGTCGGTGTCTTCTCGCTCGAAATGTCGAAAGAACAGTTAGTGATGCGCATGCTTTGCTCCGAAGCACGGGTTGATAATGCAAAGGTACGCACGGGCTACCTGGGTGAACGAGATTTCCCTCGTCTGGCGATGGCGGCGGGGCGATTGGCCGAAGCACCAGTGTTTATTGATGATACGCCAGCACAGAATGTGCTCGAATTGCGCGCCAAAGCTCGTCGCCTCAAGCGCGAAGCGAACGTCGGCTTAATTGTTATCGATTACTTACAACTCATGCGCGGCCTTACGTCCTCGGAGAATCGTACGCAAGAACTCTCGGAAATCTCCCGGAGCCTCAAGGCACTGGCGAAAGAATTGGACGTGCCGGTGATCGCACTCTCGCAGCTTAATCGCCAAGTGGAGCAGCGTGCCGACAAGCGACCGATGATGTCGGATATTCGCGAATGCGTTACTGGAGATACGCTTGTTGTCCTTACTGACGGGCGGCGAGTCGCAATTCGGGATCTTGTGGGGACGACACCAGAAGTCTTTGCTGTTTCCCAAGCTGGGCAGATCGTACCTGCGCGCAGTGATCGTGTCTGGCGAGTGGGGACTCGACCTATATTCTCTATCCGGCTTGCCAGTGGTCGATATATTCGTGCGACCGCTCGGCACAGATTGCTGGGTGCAGAGGGATGGAAGCGGGTAGAGGAATTGAACATTGGTGATCGTCTCGCGCTTGCGCGTCGGATACCAGAGCCACAGGATGCAGAGTCATGGTCGGATGCTCGTGTTGCGCTGCTGGCTCAGCTAATTGGTGACGGGAGCTATGTAAAACACCAGCCCCTTCGTTATACGACGAGTTCCGAGGAGAATAGTCGAATCGTAGCAGAATCGGCGCGAAATGAGTTTGGCGTACAGGTCACCCGACATCCAGGCCGGAGAAATTGGCATCAGTTGGTGATGAGTGGCAACGGCAATCGTTGGCATCCTGCTGGAGTAAACAAGTGGTTGCGTGACCTTGGTATCTATGGTCAACGATCACATGAAAAACGAGTTCCTGCGGAAGTCTTCCGCCTAAAGAATGACCACATTGCCCTGTTTCTCCGCCATCTCTGGGCGACAGATGGGACGATCTCTGTTCGTTCTGAAGACCAACGTGGTGGGCATGCGGTGATGTATAGTACCAACAGTCCCGGTTTAGCCCAGGATGTGCTCGCGCTCTTACTTCGCTGTGGTATCGTGGCGCGCGTCTATACCGTCCAGAAAGGGACGCATCGACCTACCCATCTGGTGACGGTGTCTGGAGCAGAGCAGCAATTGCAGTTCCTCAACGCCGTTGGTGCATTTGGTCCTCGCCGGCAGAAAGCTGAACTACTGCGTCAGGCGCTTCGTTCGGTACGCTCTAACACGAACGTTGATACGGTTCCTCAGGAATGGTTCGTGCAGGTGAAAGACCTCATGGTCGAGCAGGGCATTTCCCAGCGCGCAATGGCTTCTGCTCGCGGCACCTCCTATGGTGGTACGGCTCATTTCCGCTTTGCACCTTCACGACAAGTATTGCTTGAGTATGCAAACTTACTGTCGAGTGAGCATCTACGCGCTCGAGCTACGAGTGACCTCTTCTGGGACAGGATCGTAGCAATTGAGCCTGCAGGTGAGGAAGAGGTATATGACTTAACCGTACCAGGGCCTTCCTCGTGGCTTGCCGATGGGGTTGTGAGTCATAATTCGGGCTCAATTGAGCAGGACGCAGACGTGATCATGTTTATCTACCGCGACGAGGTCTATAAGTCAGACTCACAAGATGAGGGGGTCGCGGAGATTGTCGTTGGCAAGCAACGCAACGGACCCACGGGGACGGTGCGACTCGCGTTTCGTCGTGAGTATACACGCTTTGACAACCTCACAATGGGAGAGGCCGAACCTCCGCCGCCCGAAGAAGGCGAGGCTGGGTAA